From the Desulfovibrio sp. TomC genome, one window contains:
- a CDS encoding aldehyde ferredoxin oxidoreductase family protein gives MPKFIRIDMGTKAVKIDECPEQYAGLAGRALTSIFVANEVKPTCHPLGKYNKLVFAPGFLTGTSAANSGRLSCGAKSPLTGGIKESNTGGTFAQKMSKMDIKAIVFEGLPEEDKFYVVKVAMDGVTIDEAPAAIIGMGNYEAIKVLQAQYGPKVGVAIVGPAGEMRLTAANISFADPQSNIRSAGRGGLGAVMGSKKIKAVVIDETGSGPVAIANPEAFKAASKRFTNALTTHPVTGQGLPKYGTNILVNILNEAGGLPTKNFRTGRNEWANNIGGETMAATIEARHGKTTHGCHAGCIIRCSQHYNDKDDKYLTSGFEYETIWALGANACVDDLDAIAYADREFDDVGVDSIEVSVTVGVAMEAGIIPWGDATAMLELIQEIRKGTPLGRIVGSGAGALGQMYGLTRVPVVKNQAIPAYDPRAVKGVGLTYATTPMGADHTAGYAVATNILKVGGFVDPLGKEGQVELSRNLQIATAAVDSTGMCLFIAFAILDIADGFNALVEMINARYNLALTGDDVVALGKTILKAERGFNQQAGFTNAHDRLPEFFEEKCAPHDVTWDFTDAEIDEVFNF, from the coding sequence ATGCCTAAATTTATCCGTATCGACATGGGAACCAAGGCTGTGAAGATCGACGAGTGCCCGGAACAGTACGCCGGTTTGGCCGGTCGGGCGCTCACATCCATTTTCGTCGCCAATGAAGTCAAACCGACCTGCCACCCGTTGGGTAAATACAATAAGCTGGTTTTTGCTCCCGGCTTCCTGACCGGCACCAGTGCGGCCAACTCCGGCCGGCTGTCCTGCGGCGCCAAAAGCCCGCTGACCGGCGGCATCAAGGAAAGCAACACTGGCGGCACCTTCGCGCAGAAGATGTCCAAGATGGACATCAAGGCCATTGTCTTCGAGGGCTTGCCCGAGGAAGACAAGTTTTACGTCGTTAAAGTGGCCATGGACGGCGTGACCATCGACGAAGCTCCGGCTGCAATCATCGGCATGGGCAACTACGAAGCCATCAAAGTCCTGCAGGCCCAATACGGTCCCAAAGTCGGCGTGGCCATCGTCGGACCGGCTGGTGAAATGCGTCTGACGGCAGCCAATATCTCCTTTGCCGATCCCCAGAGCAATATCCGCAGCGCCGGACGCGGCGGCCTGGGCGCCGTTATGGGCTCCAAAAAGATCAAGGCGGTGGTCATCGACGAAACCGGCTCCGGCCCGGTCGCCATCGCCAATCCCGAGGCGTTTAAGGCTGCTTCCAAGCGTTTCACCAACGCGCTAACCACCCATCCGGTCACCGGCCAGGGACTGCCCAAGTACGGCACCAACATCCTGGTCAACATCCTCAACGAGGCCGGCGGCCTGCCCACCAAGAACTTCCGCACCGGCCGCAACGAATGGGCCAACAACATCGGCGGCGAAACCATGGCCGCCACCATCGAAGCCCGCCACGGCAAGACGACCCACGGCTGCCATGCCGGCTGCATCATCCGCTGCTCCCAGCACTATAACGACAAGGACGACAAATACCTCACCAGCGGCTTCGAGTACGAGACCATCTGGGCTCTCGGCGCCAATGCCTGCGTTGACGACCTGGACGCCATCGCCTACGCCGACCGGGAATTCGACGACGTCGGCGTGGATTCCATCGAAGTCTCCGTAACTGTCGGCGTGGCCATGGAAGCCGGCATCATACCCTGGGGCGACGCCACGGCGATGCTGGAACTGATCCAGGAAATCCGCAAAGGAACCCCGCTGGGCCGTATCGTCGGCAGCGGCGCCGGGGCCCTGGGCCAGATGTATGGCCTGACCCGGGTGCCTGTGGTCAAAAACCAGGCCATCCCGGCCTACGATCCTCGCGCGGTCAAGGGCGTCGGCCTGACCTACGCCACGACCCCCATGGGCGCGGACCACACTGCGGGTTATGCGGTCGCCACCAACATCCTCAAAGTCGGCGGCTTTGTTGATCCGCTGGGCAAGGAAGGCCAGGTGGAACTGTCCCGCAACCTGCAAATCGCCACCGCCGCGGTCGACAGCACGGGCATGTGCCTGTTTATCGCCTTTGCCATTCTGGACATTGCCGACGGTTTCAACGCCCTGGTTGAAATGATCAACGCGCGTTACAACCTCGCCCTGACCGGAGACGACGTCGTCGCGCTCGGCAAGACCATCCTCAAGGCTGAACGTGGCTTCAACCAGCAGGCCGGCTTTACCAACGCCCATGACCGTTTGCCGGAATTCTTCGAGGAAAAGTGCGCCCCGCACGATGTGACCTGGGACTTCACGGACGCTGAAATCGACGAGGTGTTCAACTTCTAG
- a CDS encoding DODA-type extradiol aromatic ring-opening family dioxygenase, with product MPPKPMPSLFVSHGAPTLYLEPQPTRAFLMELGKALPRPKAVVCVSAHWTTAKPMLTTAASPGTMHDFGGFPEALFAVRYPASGHPALAGHLGELLAKKGITATYDPQRGLDHGAWVPLGLMYPEADIPVVQLSVQPERNAAHHLAMGEALASLRQDGVLVVASGSATHNLRGVRWDAPATPPPDYVVAFDAWLKEGVLGARTDILVDYPHQAPFAFDNHPTPEHLLPLFVPLGMGGKARLLHDHFTLGVLSMAAFAWE from the coding sequence ATGCCGCCAAAGCCAATGCCATCGCTCTTTGTTTCCCATGGAGCGCCGACACTCTACCTGGAACCGCAACCAACCAGAGCGTTCCTCATGGAGCTTGGCAAGGCCCTGCCCCGGCCCAAAGCGGTGGTCTGCGTCTCTGCCCATTGGACCACGGCCAAGCCCATGCTGACCACGGCTGCCAGCCCCGGAACCATGCACGATTTTGGTGGGTTCCCGGAGGCGCTCTTTGCGGTGCGCTACCCTGCCTCGGGCCATCCCGCCCTGGCCGGGCACCTGGGCGAACTGTTGGCCAAGAAAGGAATTACAGCCACGTACGATCCCCAAAGGGGCCTTGACCACGGCGCCTGGGTGCCACTTGGCCTGATGTATCCCGAGGCGGACATCCCGGTGGTGCAGCTCTCGGTACAACCGGAGAGGAACGCAGCCCACCATCTGGCCATGGGCGAGGCGCTTGCCTCCTTGCGGCAGGACGGCGTACTGGTCGTGGCGAGCGGGTCAGCCACGCACAACCTGCGCGGCGTCCGCTGGGATGCGCCGGCAACCCCGCCTCCGGACTATGTCGTCGCCTTTGACGCCTGGCTCAAGGAAGGGGTTCTGGGCGCCCGGACGGATATCCTCGTCGATTATCCACACCAAGCGCCGTTTGCCTTTGACAATCACCCGACACCCGAACATTTACTGCCCTTGTTCGTCCCCCTGGGGATGGGCGGCAAGGCCCGGTTGCTCCATGACCACTTCACGCTGGGCGTGCTGTCCATGGCCGCTTTCGCCTGGGAATAA
- a CDS encoding acyltransferase family protein, with translation MAKPHTTRLQSVDVLRGLAIAGMIVVNNPGDALYAYPLLHHATWNGCTVADFVFPLFLFLVGVCVALAVNREAVLSGQAPGFWPKVLRRAVILFLLGLLENAYLHLSFDKLRIPGVLQRIAVVYLAVVWLHVRLGRRGIASVIVSILVGSWLLLAFVPVPGLGHPSLGMDVNWQGWLDQLLLGDHIWKFNTAWDPEGVLSTFPAIALGLIGLLAGSWLRSGGQGTGRAMAWGVATLLLGFGWSVWFPINKSLCTSSFVLVTGGAGVLLLAVCHWLLDGGRQGLGTKPLLVLGQNPLTIYVTASFIASTLRQFKLPDATSGIISLQAFLFRWLFSGWTDKPAASLAWGVLFLLPLLLGAWVLHARRIVLRV, from the coding sequence GTGGCCAAACCACACACAACCAGGCTGCAATCCGTGGATGTCCTGCGTGGACTGGCCATTGCCGGCATGATTGTCGTCAACAATCCCGGCGATGCCCTGTACGCCTACCCGCTGCTGCATCATGCCACCTGGAACGGCTGCACCGTGGCGGATTTCGTATTTCCCCTCTTCCTCTTTCTCGTTGGCGTGTGCGTTGCTTTGGCTGTCAACCGGGAGGCTGTCCTGTCCGGCCAAGCACCCGGCTTCTGGCCAAAGGTTCTCAGACGGGCCGTCATCCTGTTTCTACTTGGCCTGCTCGAAAACGCCTATCTGCATCTGAGCTTTGACAAGCTGCGCATCCCCGGCGTGTTGCAGCGTATTGCCGTGGTCTATCTGGCCGTGGTCTGGCTGCATGTCCGTCTGGGCCGCCGGGGTATTGCCTCGGTCATCGTGAGCATCCTGGTCGGCTCCTGGCTGCTTCTGGCCTTTGTGCCGGTGCCGGGACTGGGGCATCCGAGCCTCGGCATGGACGTCAATTGGCAGGGCTGGCTGGATCAACTGCTGCTTGGCGACCACATCTGGAAATTCAACACCGCCTGGGACCCTGAAGGCGTCCTCTCCACCTTCCCGGCCATTGCCCTGGGACTGATCGGCCTGCTCGCCGGAAGCTGGCTGCGCTCTGGCGGCCAGGGAACGGGCCGGGCTATGGCCTGGGGAGTGGCCACGTTGCTGCTGGGCTTTGGCTGGAGCGTCTGGTTCCCCATCAACAAATCGCTTTGCACCAGTTCGTTTGTGCTTGTGACCGGTGGAGCCGGGGTCTTGCTGCTGGCTGTGTGCCATTGGCTGCTCGATGGCGGCCGGCAGGGGCTCGGAACCAAGCCGCTGTTAGTCCTGGGGCAAAATCCCCTGACCATCTACGTGACCGCCTCGTTTATTGCATCGACCCTGCGCCAATTCAAACTGCCGGACGCCACTTCCGGGATCATCTCCCTGCAGGCGTTTCTGTTTCGCTGGCTCTTTTCCGGCTGGACCGACAAACCAGCGGCCTCGCTGGCCTGGGGAGTGCTGTTCCTGCTCCCTCTGCTCCTGGGGGCCTGGGTGCTCCACGCCAGGCGCATCGTCTTGCGGGTTTGA
- a CDS encoding autotransporter outer membrane beta-barrel domain-containing protein, protein MKKRVVGMVVCVCISLCSTFSSWASGFNQFVGFGDSTFDSGYFRYNTTGTASQDASIAAAVSQGASGAFVGPGVMNSLQLAARFGQYGGAVGSGGMNFANGGAFSAPLLVPSTGTYLSGVSALTNVATNQQIQNYLISVGGAANPNALYVVKTGDNDLQFVRAMSASWMAANPTFLAELAYSQAANVALLQAAGARTIMVPNSYNSAVFAGTGGSISSDNTDLYVRSLSYGMMRWSSLSGVGVRYIPADIDSIFRYVAQNPTLFGFTPSSVLSANAVSSSLSPLYVSWADVTPVELQTSLFIGANGVHFTTAGQTIEADYEASLLSGPSQMSLLAEGAVQGGLARAATIQGQIDLSGKQRGSNGLNVWASGGVSALQINNASGFPNDSGTPFVGSLGADYQTPIGLILGAAFTLGRQTQEFSMGTGHFDQTDEALSLYAAYKAGPVWGNAVASYGLYQDTIERPVKLGLLTDNNSSDTTGQSLALALRAGGDISLGPLTTGPVAGLVLQRIRIKSFTESGTTAGASSPNGITALSYGEQVRDSAISQLGWRIMVDVGSWQPFAEAKWNHELIDQDRMVKAALTTATAGNYKVDAAPVPTDWTTGTVGASYKLSERVMLRGAGSAMLGNNQVVTYGGELGMNIAF, encoded by the coding sequence ATGAAAAAGCGTGTTGTTGGAATGGTAGTTTGTGTCTGTATTTCTCTTTGCTCGACATTCAGTTCTTGGGCGTCTGGTTTCAATCAATTTGTTGGTTTTGGTGATAGCACCTTTGATAGTGGATATTTTCGCTATAATACGACTGGCACAGCGTCGCAAGATGCCAGTATCGCCGCAGCCGTTTCCCAAGGGGCCAGCGGCGCTTTTGTCGGTCCCGGGGTGATGAATTCCTTGCAGCTCGCAGCGCGCTTTGGCCAGTATGGCGGTGCGGTCGGTAGTGGCGGAATGAATTTCGCCAATGGCGGCGCTTTTTCCGCACCGCTCCTTGTCCCTTCAACCGGAACCTATCTGTCCGGCGTTTCGGCGCTCACCAACGTGGCCACCAACCAGCAGATTCAGAACTATCTCATATCCGTCGGCGGGGCGGCCAATCCCAATGCCCTGTATGTGGTCAAAACCGGCGACAACGACCTGCAGTTCGTCCGGGCCATGAGCGCCTCCTGGATGGCCGCCAACCCCACCTTTCTGGCCGAACTGGCTTACAGCCAGGCGGCCAACGTGGCCCTGTTGCAGGCAGCCGGAGCCCGCACCATCATGGTGCCCAATTCCTACAACTCTGCTGTCTTTGCCGGAACCGGCGGCTCCATTTCCTCGGATAACACCGATTTGTACGTGCGCTCCCTGTCCTATGGCATGATGCGCTGGTCGAGCCTTTCCGGGGTGGGCGTGCGCTATATCCCTGCCGATATTGACAGTATTTTTCGGTATGTGGCGCAGAATCCCACACTCTTCGGCTTTACCCCGTCCTCCGTGCTCTCGGCCAATGCCGTGTCCTCTTCGCTCAGTCCACTCTATGTCAGCTGGGCCGACGTCACCCCGGTCGAGTTGCAAACCTCTCTGTTTATCGGGGCCAACGGCGTCCACTTCACCACGGCCGGCCAGACCATCGAGGCCGATTACGAAGCCAGCCTGCTCTCCGGGCCCAGCCAGATGTCGCTTCTGGCCGAGGGGGCGGTGCAGGGCGGTCTGGCCCGGGCAGCCACCATCCAGGGACAGATCGACCTGTCCGGGAAACAGCGCGGTTCAAATGGCCTCAATGTCTGGGCCAGTGGTGGGGTCAGCGCATTGCAAATCAACAATGCATCCGGTTTCCCCAACGATTCCGGGACGCCGTTTGTCGGGTCGCTGGGAGCGGATTACCAGACGCCCATAGGCCTCATTCTTGGCGCAGCCTTTACCCTGGGCCGCCAGACCCAGGAGTTTTCCATGGGAACCGGCCATTTTGACCAGACCGACGAGGCGCTGAGCCTCTACGCCGCCTACAAGGCCGGCCCGGTCTGGGGCAATGCGGTGGCCAGCTATGGCCTGTATCAGGATACCATCGAGCGTCCGGTGAAGCTTGGCCTTTTGACTGACAACAATAGTTCCGACACCACCGGCCAGTCCCTGGCCCTGGCCCTCCGGGCCGGCGGCGACATCAGCCTGGGACCGCTCACCACCGGCCCGGTGGCAGGCTTGGTTCTGCAACGGATACGTATTAAGAGTTTTACCGAGTCCGGCACGACCGCCGGAGCAAGCAGCCCAAATGGCATCACGGCTCTTTCTTATGGAGAGCAGGTGCGCGACTCGGCCATAAGCCAGCTCGGCTGGCGCATCATGGTCGATGTGGGCAGCTGGCAGCCCTTTGCCGAGGCCAAGTGGAACCATGAGCTGATCGATCAGGACCGGATGGTCAAGGCGGCGCTGACCACGGCTACCGCCGGCAACTACAAGGTCGATGCCGCGCCTGTGCCCACGGATTGGACTACGGGAACTGTCGGGGCCTCCTATAAACTGAGCGAGCGCGTCATGCTTCGCGGCGCCGGTTCGGCCATGCTGGGCAATAACCAGGTGGTCACCTACGGCGGCGAGCTCGGCATGAACATCGCTTTCTGA